One window of the Amycolatopsis mediterranei genome contains the following:
- a CDS encoding MFS transporter, whose protein sequence is MDTGTTPGRLPAVVWVLAAGTFLMGTTEFVVAGLLPELAGDLHVSVSQAGLLITAFALGMIVGSPTMALATLRLPRRRTLVLALAVFSLGHVFAALSGSFAIVLAARVVTALATGAFWSVGVVVTTAAVGPRDSTRALGVMMGGLTLANVVGVPLGAFAGQVTGWRGPFWALAVLSALGAAAIGRFIPAAEQRAEVSVRAELRALRHGRLWLALAAAMLIMGGVLAAYSYLTPLLTGRAGLPAGVVPLALIAFGAGALGGTAAGGRLGDRRPLATTLIAAAATSGALFLMIPLSASPIAAIALVFLMALTGFTVNPVVTALAVRFAGDAPTLTSALSTSAFNTGIAAGTAIAGTALDSLGVTGPPLVGAVIAALTLLPLAALARLGKVLPVHPSPETPSPRKSLVESLPCRPNPSNGPNRTHRRAFAGARSSPPRP, encoded by the coding sequence ATGGACACCGGGACCACTCCCGGCCGCCTGCCCGCCGTCGTCTGGGTGCTCGCCGCGGGCACCTTCCTGATGGGGACCACCGAGTTCGTCGTCGCCGGGCTGCTGCCCGAACTCGCCGGGGACCTCCACGTCAGCGTGTCGCAGGCCGGTTTGCTGATCACCGCCTTCGCGCTCGGCATGATCGTCGGCTCGCCCACCATGGCGCTGGCGACCCTGCGGTTGCCGCGACGCCGGACGCTGGTCCTGGCGCTGGCCGTGTTCAGCCTCGGCCACGTCTTCGCCGCCCTGTCCGGCTCCTTCGCGATCGTTCTCGCCGCCCGCGTCGTCACCGCGCTGGCGACCGGGGCGTTCTGGTCCGTCGGCGTGGTCGTCACCACGGCCGCCGTCGGCCCGCGCGACTCGACGCGCGCCCTCGGCGTCATGATGGGCGGCCTGACGCTGGCCAACGTCGTCGGTGTGCCGCTCGGCGCCTTCGCCGGCCAGGTCACCGGCTGGCGAGGCCCGTTCTGGGCCCTGGCCGTGCTCTCGGCCCTCGGCGCCGCGGCGATCGGGCGGTTCATCCCTGCCGCTGAGCAGCGGGCCGAGGTGTCCGTGCGGGCCGAACTCCGGGCCCTGCGCCACGGCCGGCTGTGGCTGGCGCTGGCCGCCGCGATGCTGATCATGGGCGGGGTCCTGGCCGCCTACAGCTACTTGACCCCGCTCCTGACCGGCCGCGCCGGCCTCCCGGCCGGCGTCGTCCCGCTCGCGCTGATCGCCTTCGGCGCCGGTGCTCTCGGCGGCACCGCGGCGGGCGGCCGGCTGGGCGACCGGCGGCCGCTGGCGACCACCCTCATCGCGGCCGCGGCCACCTCCGGCGCCCTGTTCCTGATGATCCCGCTGTCCGCCAGCCCCATCGCCGCCATCGCCCTCGTCTTCCTGATGGCGCTGACCGGCTTCACCGTCAACCCCGTCGTCACGGCACTCGCGGTCCGCTTCGCCGGTGACGCCCCCACCCTGACGTCCGCCTTGAGCACGTCGGCCTTCAACACCGGTATCGCGGCGGGGACCGCCATCGCGGGCACAGCCCTGGATTCGCTCGGGGTGACCGGACCGCCCCTGGTGGGGGCCGTCATCGCCGCCCTCACGCTGCTGCCGCTGGCAGCTCTCGCGCGCCTTGGCAAGGTACTGCCGGTACACCCTTCACCGGAGACTCCCTCGCCGCGGAAAAGCCTGGTCGAATCGCTCCCATGTCGCCCGAACCCCTCGAACGGACCGAACCGGACTCACCGCCGAGCCTTCGCCGGCGCACGTTCCTCGCCGCCTCGGCCGTGA
- a CDS encoding zinc-dependent alcohol dehydrogenase family protein: MRGAVIHAPGDVRFEQLDDPKIERPTDAIIRTVLTCVCGSDLWPFRGLEPIGDPHPMGHEYVGVVEEVGSEVTSVKPGQFVVGSFATSDNTCANCRNGWQSACLHREFMSTCQADYVRIPNAQGTLVATAEHPDEEFLPSLLAVSDVMGTGWYAALAAEVKPGDTAVVVGDGAVGLCGVIAAKELGAERVIAMSRHESRQKLATEFGATDIVTERGDDGIARIKDLTDGIGADAVLECVGTPEAMRQALQSARPGGNVGFVGVPHDVQIAGEELFFSHVGLRGGPAPVRRYLPDLVDRVLAGHIDPGPVFDLNLPLDQVAEGYRAMDERRAIKALLTP, from the coding sequence ATGCGCGGAGCTGTCATCCACGCGCCCGGCGACGTGCGTTTCGAACAGCTCGACGACCCGAAGATCGAGCGGCCGACCGATGCGATCATCCGCACCGTGCTCACCTGTGTCTGCGGGTCGGACCTGTGGCCTTTCCGCGGCCTCGAGCCGATCGGCGACCCGCACCCGATGGGGCACGAGTACGTCGGCGTCGTCGAAGAGGTCGGCAGTGAGGTGACCTCGGTCAAGCCCGGCCAGTTCGTGGTCGGGTCGTTCGCCACCTCGGACAACACCTGCGCGAACTGCCGCAACGGCTGGCAGTCCGCCTGCCTGCACCGCGAGTTCATGAGCACCTGCCAGGCCGACTACGTGCGGATCCCGAACGCCCAGGGCACCCTCGTCGCCACCGCCGAGCACCCGGACGAGGAATTCCTGCCCAGCCTGCTCGCGGTGTCCGACGTCATGGGCACCGGCTGGTACGCCGCCCTCGCCGCCGAGGTCAAGCCCGGCGACACCGCCGTGGTGGTCGGGGACGGCGCGGTCGGGCTCTGTGGTGTCATCGCCGCCAAGGAGCTCGGCGCCGAACGCGTCATCGCCATGAGCCGCCACGAATCGCGGCAGAAGCTCGCCACCGAATTCGGCGCCACCGACATCGTCACCGAGCGCGGTGACGACGGAATCGCGCGCATCAAGGACCTCACCGACGGCATCGGCGCCGACGCGGTGCTCGAATGCGTCGGCACCCCCGAGGCCATGCGCCAGGCCCTGCAGTCGGCGCGGCCGGGCGGCAACGTCGGTTTCGTGGGCGTCCCGCACGACGTGCAGATCGCCGGCGAGGAGCTGTTCTTCTCCCACGTCGGCCTGCGCGGCGGACCCGCGCCGGTGCGCCGCTACCTGCCCGACCTGGTCGACCGGGTGCTGGCCGGCCACATCGACCCCGGCCCGGTCTTCGACCTCAACCTGCCCCTGGACCAGGTCGCGGAGGGTTACCGGGCGATGGACGAGCGGCGCGCGATCAAGGCCCTGCTCACCCCCTGA
- a CDS encoding helix-turn-helix transcriptional regulator produces MDNRDEVREFLVSRRARIAPERAGLPGGTRRRVPGLRRSEVAALADVSVEYYAKLERGNLAGASPAVLEAVARALQLDDAERAHLLHLAQSADGADVLARPRKRAGKKWTPHRSLQWTLDAITAGPAFVNNGRLDLLAGNELARAFYSDMYAGGPTPNMARYQFLDPGSRRFYADWELAADITVDVLRAEAGRNPGDKGLHDLVGELSTRSDEFRRRWGAHNVRRHGTGVKRFCHPLVGEVTLTWEAMAMAAEPGLTLVVYTAEPGSPSAERLELLASWTTSSRTDE; encoded by the coding sequence GTGGACAATCGTGACGAAGTCCGCGAGTTCCTCGTCTCGCGGCGCGCGAGGATCGCGCCGGAGCGAGCCGGCCTGCCGGGCGGCACCCGGCGTCGCGTGCCGGGACTGCGGCGCAGCGAGGTCGCCGCGCTGGCCGACGTCAGCGTCGAGTACTACGCCAAGCTGGAGCGCGGGAATCTCGCCGGTGCTTCGCCCGCCGTGCTCGAGGCGGTCGCCCGCGCGCTTCAGCTCGACGACGCCGAACGCGCGCACCTGCTCCACCTCGCCCAGAGCGCCGACGGTGCGGACGTGCTCGCCCGGCCCCGGAAGCGAGCCGGGAAGAAGTGGACGCCGCACCGGAGTCTGCAGTGGACACTGGACGCGATCACCGCCGGGCCCGCGTTCGTCAACAACGGACGGCTGGACCTGCTCGCCGGGAACGAGCTCGCCCGGGCCTTCTACAGCGACATGTACGCCGGCGGGCCGACGCCGAACATGGCGCGCTACCAGTTCCTCGATCCGGGATCGCGCCGCTTCTACGCCGACTGGGAGCTGGCCGCGGACATCACGGTCGACGTCCTGCGTGCCGAGGCCGGGCGCAACCCCGGCGACAAGGGCCTCCACGACCTGGTCGGCGAGCTGTCCACCCGCAGTGACGAGTTCCGCCGCCGCTGGGGTGCCCACAACGTCCGCCGGCACGGCACGGGCGTAAAGCGTTTCTGTCACCCGTTGGTGGGCGAGGTCACCCTGACGTGGGAGGCGATGGCGATGGCGGCCGAGCCCGGGCTCACCCTGGTCGTCTACACCGCCGAACCCGGTTCGCCCTCCGCGGAACGTCTGGAGCTGCTGGCGTCCTGGACGACGTCGTCGCGCACGGACGAGTGA
- a CDS encoding helix-turn-helix domain-containing protein: protein MDNRQEVREFLVSRRAKISPDRAGLPAGGNRRVPGLRRSEVAMLADVSVEYYAKLERGNLAGVSPAVLDAVARALQLDDAERAHLLALARAADGTSAILRRRPKVKQWSPRGSLQQVLDAVTEGPAFVRNGRMDLLAANRLARAFYSEVYASSQQPPNIARFQFLDPASRRFYPDWEFFADVCVEILHTEAGRNPHDKGLHDLVGELSTRSDEFRRRWSAHNVRHHGTGSKTFHHPVVGTLTLAYEGLELAAEPGLTLTIYTAEPGSPSEEALRLLASWAATQEASTVDRAERNHSSVRDDVVQDASSSRRSAEGEPGSAV from the coding sequence GTGGACAACCGTCAAGAAGTCCGTGAGTTCCTCGTCTCGCGGCGGGCCAAGATCAGCCCGGATCGGGCCGGCCTGCCCGCCGGCGGGAACCGGCGGGTACCGGGGCTGCGCCGCAGCGAGGTCGCGATGCTGGCCGACGTCAGCGTCGAGTACTACGCGAAGCTGGAACGCGGGAACCTCGCCGGCGTGTCCCCCGCCGTGCTGGACGCCGTGGCGCGGGCGCTCCAGCTCGACGACGCGGAACGAGCGCACCTGCTTGCCCTCGCCCGGGCCGCGGACGGCACGAGCGCGATCCTGCGGCGACGGCCGAAGGTGAAGCAGTGGTCGCCACGCGGCAGTCTGCAGCAGGTCCTCGACGCGGTCACCGAAGGGCCCGCGTTCGTCCGCAACGGACGGATGGATCTGCTGGCCGCGAACCGCCTCGCGCGGGCGTTCTACTCCGAGGTCTACGCGAGCTCGCAGCAGCCGCCGAACATCGCCCGGTTCCAGTTCCTCGACCCCGCGTCGCGCCGGTTCTACCCGGACTGGGAATTCTTCGCCGACGTCTGCGTGGAAATCCTGCACACCGAAGCCGGTCGCAACCCGCACGACAAGGGGCTGCACGACCTGGTCGGCGAGCTCTCGACCCGCAGCGACGAGTTCCGCCGGCGGTGGAGCGCGCACAACGTCCGTCACCACGGGACCGGGTCGAAGACCTTCCACCACCCCGTGGTCGGGACCCTCACCCTGGCCTACGAGGGCCTCGAACTGGCCGCCGAGCCGGGTCTCACCCTCACGATCTACACCGCGGAGCCCGGCTCGCCGTCGGAGGAAGCGCTGCGACTCCTCGCGTCCTGGGCGGCCACTCAAGAAGCCTCCACAGTGGACCGGGCAGAACGGAATCACTCGTCCGTGCGCGACGACGTCGTCCAGGACGCCAGCAGCTCCAGACGTTCCGCGGAGGGCGAACCGGGTTCGGCGGTGTAG
- a CDS encoding SDR family NAD(P)-dependent oxidoreductase: MPTFALVGAGPGLGLATARRFGAAGHPVALIARDAERLAELTTALARDGIRARAFPADVPPP; encoded by the coding sequence TTGCCGACCTTCGCACTCGTCGGTGCCGGCCCCGGCCTGGGGCTCGCCACCGCGCGCCGCTTCGGGGCGGCCGGTCACCCCGTCGCCCTGATCGCCCGCGACGCCGAGCGCTTGGCCGAGCTGACGACCGCCCTCGCCCGCGACGGAATCCGGGCTCGCGCGTTCCCGGCGGACGTGCCACCGCCGTGA
- a CDS encoding cyclophilin-like fold protein, whose product MNIRLTVDGRVVTATLNDSPSARDFATLLPLTLNLSDFHETERISDLPRRLTTSGAPESAEPKAGDIAFYAPWGNLAIYYRDAPPASGVVVLGRLADGVCRRARRCRAGRRRTRPLILETPACRSGEKWAVQENRLCTHPEVT is encoded by the coding sequence GTGAACATCCGCCTCACCGTCGACGGCCGCGTCGTGACCGCGACCCTGAACGACAGCCCGAGCGCCCGCGACTTCGCCACGCTCCTGCCGCTCACCCTGAACCTGAGCGACTTCCACGAAACGGAACGGATCTCGGACCTGCCTCGGCGGCTGACGACCTCCGGCGCTCCGGAAAGCGCTGAGCCGAAAGCCGGGGATATCGCCTTTTACGCTCCCTGGGGCAACCTGGCTATCTACTACCGCGACGCGCCGCCCGCGAGCGGCGTGGTGGTTCTCGGTCGCTTGGCCGACGGGGTGTGCCGACGTGCTCGCCGCTGCCGAGCGGGTCGCCGTCGAACTCGTCCCTTGATCCTGGAGACGCCGGCTTGCCGCAGCGGCGAGAAGTGGGCCGTTCAGGAGAATCGGCTGTGCACTCACCCTGAGGTCACCTGA
- a CDS encoding PP2C family protein-serine/threonine phosphatase codes for MTDFAFRTAAGSVAGRRYSDNFDVVHLTQEPLLAVVADGMGDGEGSRAAGRTTVDVFIDRIRTAGDALDAATLRAAVAEAQVQVGAAGRRIGQLTGCTLTALAASSAGLWLVQIGDSRGYRLRDGLLEQLTVDHTMAWLGAVNGWYPFDSPEAHSARYQLTRYVGHSARPEPDVLNVAPRPGDVLLLCSDGVTDQVPYTRIREVLQWAADPDRQVRRLLADTEEAGGDDNATAVIVQVTSG; via the coding sequence ATGACCGACTTCGCGTTTCGTACCGCTGCCGGCAGTGTCGCCGGGCGGCGGTACTCGGACAATTTCGACGTCGTCCACTTGACACAGGAACCGTTGCTCGCGGTCGTGGCGGACGGCATGGGCGACGGGGAAGGCAGTCGCGCGGCCGGCCGCACCACCGTCGATGTCTTCATCGACCGAATCCGCACGGCCGGCGACGCCCTCGACGCCGCGACGCTCCGGGCCGCTGTCGCCGAAGCCCAGGTGCAGGTCGGCGCGGCCGGCCGGCGGATCGGCCAGTTGACCGGCTGCACCCTGACCGCGCTGGCGGCGTCCTCGGCCGGACTGTGGCTGGTGCAGATCGGCGACTCCCGCGGCTACCGCCTTCGAGACGGCTTGCTGGAGCAGCTGACCGTCGATCACACCATGGCGTGGCTCGGTGCCGTCAACGGCTGGTACCCGTTCGATTCGCCCGAAGCCCACTCCGCCCGCTACCAGCTGACCCGGTACGTCGGCCACAGCGCGCGCCCTGAACCGGATGTGCTCAACGTCGCACCGCGCCCCGGTGACGTCCTCCTGCTGTGCAGCGACGGCGTCACCGACCAGGTGCCCTACACCCGGATCCGCGAAGTCCTGCAATGGGCGGCCGATCCGGACCGGCAGGTGCGCCGGCTGCTCGCCGACACCGAAGAGGCAGGCGGGGACGACAACGCCACCGCAGTGATCGTTCAGGTGACCTCAGGGTGA
- a CDS encoding DUF6185 family protein, which produces MPILQKAAEIPGGVDAATNEPAVQVGWSRSAIVHNRSLAVDDWRAMGTGRTRARARNFITAAVVVGIGVATVWRLQCSIETESEKIGDTVTACDPVNYPAATIDVDAEITADRLSTPRLTTTTTVHLPHSWYASNDLLSNRGTIAYRSAVRCLFGDLGTETAVSHDQPPPVEMTTGDVVVTDTAWFDLTKPGKTTLGLVDLEAQDNGDWFLSVNSRWGLTQATTWNVTVAAPDSWLAGASPWPEPANAESGRLSWYFGTTAPMAETTMTTVSLHPPAGSELIIWEGTSWGRIVGWILFDWPQTTAFSVLVLLFIRWARKQRLNPGERITDSADNARRVTLPLLVFQLAVLGIDITWITLDALGQQVPDWANAAWAVDIAVCAFALLFAWRCWIRGSVLLLLTAGFAAILIVVPLLSGDLAFENADPVRAVVLSTLETSLTFLVTVLVAASLLNAVRVLFHSPRKATTPFWLWASASLIAASLLFEGFWLTGHNFALQQWLADSTPATGALQSTFRYSLWGLLSDRQWIFLLLPAIATLAVTRDYLRRTTTSDRKPLMTIASLLIALGPAVWYPSYAGFSLPVWIAVVATFRLLCNTKTPVLDLKLIPGEPIRNWVARHGPAAVDTHAKAWLSRGGRGSATAQLLPRRVTPVDVAFALGPGKTPYGNLKVAVRAALWPSAVAGFALCFLRDFVRTDYSGTINQSLVVLWLQDLAWESLKWIFAAAALGILWQHLPGKRGPVKVLPLIAGVGVGPLLAFAAPAVLGGDLSFDSLIELATFTVVITLVGWRMDMRVLRNLDSQRYSTWKESLAIYGVGNMSSRITTSLAPLTAIVTIVFTLIAGPDTATKTESKQEPSTGSSGQVLIPPGH; this is translated from the coding sequence ATGCCGATTCTGCAGAAGGCCGCCGAGATTCCGGGAGGGGTCGACGCGGCAACCAACGAGCCGGCCGTACAGGTCGGCTGGTCACGATCTGCCATCGTCCATAACAGAAGCCTGGCTGTCGACGACTGGAGAGCCATGGGAACCGGACGGACGAGGGCCCGCGCACGGAACTTCATCACCGCGGCGGTCGTGGTGGGGATCGGAGTGGCGACCGTCTGGAGGCTGCAATGTTCCATCGAAACGGAATCGGAGAAGATCGGCGATACCGTCACCGCCTGCGATCCGGTGAATTATCCTGCCGCGACCATCGACGTCGACGCGGAGATCACGGCCGATCGGCTGAGCACCCCCAGGCTGACGACCACGACGACCGTGCACCTGCCGCATTCCTGGTACGCGTCGAATGACCTGCTCAGCAACCGTGGGACAATCGCGTACCGATCGGCGGTACGGTGCCTGTTCGGCGACCTCGGCACCGAAACGGCGGTGTCCCACGACCAGCCACCTCCCGTCGAGATGACGACAGGGGATGTCGTCGTGACGGACACGGCGTGGTTCGACCTCACGAAACCCGGCAAAACCACACTCGGGCTGGTGGACCTGGAAGCGCAGGACAACGGCGACTGGTTTCTTTCGGTGAACTCGCGATGGGGACTGACCCAGGCGACCACGTGGAACGTCACCGTCGCCGCGCCGGACAGCTGGCTGGCCGGCGCGTCTCCGTGGCCGGAACCGGCGAATGCCGAATCCGGCAGGCTTTCCTGGTACTTCGGCACGACCGCACCCATGGCCGAGACCACGATGACGACGGTTTCGCTTCACCCCCCGGCCGGTTCGGAGCTCATCATCTGGGAAGGCACGTCGTGGGGACGCATCGTCGGGTGGATCTTGTTCGACTGGCCGCAGACGACGGCCTTTTCCGTGCTGGTGCTGCTGTTCATCCGCTGGGCCCGCAAACAGCGGCTCAACCCGGGCGAGCGCATCACCGATTCCGCCGACAACGCACGCCGGGTGACGCTTCCGCTTCTCGTGTTCCAGCTCGCGGTGCTGGGCATCGACATCACTTGGATCACCCTGGACGCGCTCGGGCAGCAGGTGCCCGACTGGGCGAACGCGGCCTGGGCGGTCGACATAGCGGTCTGCGCTTTCGCGTTGCTGTTCGCCTGGCGTTGCTGGATCCGAGGCTCAGTCCTGCTCCTGCTGACAGCCGGCTTCGCCGCGATTCTCATTGTCGTCCCGCTGCTCTCCGGTGATCTCGCCTTCGAGAATGCCGACCCGGTGCGTGCCGTCGTGCTCAGCACACTCGAGACGAGCCTGACATTTCTCGTGACGGTCCTTGTCGCCGCTTCGCTCTTGAACGCCGTCCGCGTCTTGTTCCATTCACCCCGCAAAGCCACGACACCGTTCTGGCTGTGGGCGTCCGCGTCGCTGATCGCCGCGAGCCTGCTCTTCGAGGGGTTCTGGCTCACCGGCCACAACTTCGCCCTGCAGCAGTGGCTGGCCGACTCGACGCCGGCCACCGGAGCGTTGCAGAGCACGTTCCGCTACTCCCTGTGGGGTCTGCTCAGCGACCGGCAGTGGATCTTCCTGCTCTTGCCGGCGATCGCCACGTTGGCCGTGACGCGCGACTACCTGCGGAGAACCACTACCTCGGACCGAAAGCCGCTGATGACGATCGCGTCGCTGCTCATCGCCCTCGGGCCGGCCGTGTGGTATCCCTCTTACGCAGGGTTTTCGCTGCCCGTCTGGATTGCCGTCGTCGCCACGTTCCGGCTGCTGTGCAATACCAAGACACCGGTGCTGGACCTGAAACTGATTCCGGGCGAGCCGATCCGGAACTGGGTCGCCCGACACGGCCCGGCAGCAGTCGACACACACGCGAAAGCCTGGCTCAGCCGAGGCGGCCGCGGCTCCGCGACAGCGCAGCTGCTACCCCGGCGAGTGACTCCGGTCGATGTGGCCTTCGCGCTGGGACCGGGGAAGACGCCCTATGGCAACTTGAAGGTCGCGGTCAGGGCCGCCTTGTGGCCCAGTGCAGTGGCCGGCTTCGCATTGTGCTTCCTCCGGGACTTCGTCCGCACCGACTACAGCGGAACCATCAACCAGTCCCTCGTGGTGCTGTGGCTGCAGGACCTCGCATGGGAATCCCTGAAGTGGATCTTCGCTGCCGCTGCTCTCGGCATCTTGTGGCAGCATCTGCCGGGCAAGCGTGGCCCGGTCAAGGTGTTGCCGTTGATCGCGGGTGTCGGCGTCGGTCCCTTGCTGGCCTTCGCCGCGCCAGCTGTTCTCGGCGGCGACCTCTCGTTCGACAGCTTGATCGAACTGGCGACGTTCACGGTGGTCATCACGCTCGTCGGCTGGCGCATGGACATGCGTGTGCTGCGGAACCTGGACAGCCAGCGGTACTCAACCTGGAAGGAAAGCTTGGCCATCTACGGCGTCGGCAACATGTCCTCGAGGATCACGACCTCACTGGCACCGCTGACGGCCATCGTCACCATCGTCTTCACGCTCATCGCCGGGCCGGACACCGCCACCAAGACCGAATCGAAGCAGGAGCCGTCCACCGGCTCCAGTGGACAGGTTCTCATTCCGCCAGGCCACTGA
- a CDS encoding dihydrofolate reductase family protein, translating to MTTGKGKVTCDLTISVDGYSAGLNQSEQRPFGDDGGDGWGDKLHAWFAEGAAEHPAEFARMMTAKAFIMGRNMFGPVRGEWDRQWKGWWGDNPPYHAPVFVLTHHPRDPQPMDGGTTFHFVTDGIEAAMKRARDGAPPLNVEQVDARAAGSVTHLTYRVLP from the coding sequence ATGACCACAGGCAAGGGCAAGGTGACTTGCGACCTCACGATCTCGGTCGACGGGTACTCGGCCGGGCTCAACCAGAGCGAGCAGCGTCCGTTCGGCGACGACGGTGGCGACGGCTGGGGTGACAAGCTGCACGCCTGGTTCGCCGAAGGCGCCGCGGAGCACCCGGCCGAGTTCGCCAGGATGATGACGGCCAAGGCATTCATCATGGGGCGCAACATGTTCGGCCCGGTGCGTGGCGAGTGGGATCGGCAGTGGAAGGGCTGGTGGGGCGACAATCCGCCCTACCACGCCCCGGTCTTCGTGCTCACCCACCACCCGCGCGATCCGCAGCCGATGGACGGCGGCACCACGTTCCACTTCGTGACCGACGGAATCGAAGCCGCGATGAAACGCGCACGCGACGGCGCCCCGCCGCTGAACGTCGAGCAGGTGGACGCGCGAGCGGCCGGCTCGGTCACGCACCTGACCTATCGCGTGCTGCCCTGA
- a CDS encoding GH25 family lysozyme — MRTVAGTGVAAVVFAGTLVTGSCQASEATGFGRLHPEADFLGSSVPVSERAGAVGRRTASVSAVAPDGLPGLDVSHYQKTVDWPGVAARGAKFAYMKATESTTYLDPTFATNYAGSANAGLVRGAYHFGLPDQASGAAQAEFFVANGGGWVNDGKTLPPVLDIEYNPYSTADWAGWCYNRTPAEVTAWLTDFVTTVDDRTGRWPVIYTTRGWWNHCTGGDVTVPAHSPLWISPVASDAGGPPGMPAGWSAYTFYQWAKSGTFPGDQDVFAGTAADLAAFAAGPAS; from the coding sequence ATGCGCACAGTGGCCGGCACGGGTGTGGCGGCGGTGGTTTTCGCCGGGACGCTGGTGACCGGGTCTTGCCAGGCGTCGGAGGCCACCGGGTTCGGCCGGCTTCATCCCGAGGCGGACTTCCTGGGGTCGTCCGTCCCGGTTTCCGAGAGGGCCGGCGCGGTCGGTCGGCGGACCGCGTCGGTGAGTGCGGTCGCGCCGGACGGATTGCCGGGTTTGGACGTCAGCCACTACCAGAAGACCGTGGACTGGCCCGGCGTGGCGGCGAGGGGCGCCAAGTTCGCGTACATGAAGGCGACCGAGAGCACGACCTACCTCGACCCGACGTTCGCGACGAACTACGCCGGGTCGGCGAACGCGGGGCTCGTGCGCGGTGCGTACCACTTCGGATTGCCGGACCAGGCTTCCGGCGCCGCCCAGGCCGAGTTCTTCGTCGCGAACGGTGGTGGCTGGGTCAACGACGGGAAGACGCTGCCGCCGGTGCTCGACATCGAGTACAACCCGTATTCGACCGCGGACTGGGCGGGCTGGTGCTACAACCGGACACCGGCCGAAGTGACGGCGTGGCTCACCGATTTCGTCACCACGGTGGACGACCGGACCGGTCGCTGGCCGGTGATCTACACAACCCGGGGTTGGTGGAACCACTGCACCGGCGGTGACGTGACTGTCCCGGCGCATTCGCCGTTGTGGATTTCGCCGGTCGCCTCGGACGCGGGCGGCCCACCCGGCATGCCTGCCGGGTGGAGTGCCTACACGTTCTACCAGTGGGCGAAGTCCGGCACCTTTCCCGGTGATCAAGACGTCTTCGCCGGCACCGCTGCCGACCTGGCCGCGTTTGCGGCCGGGCCGGCGAGCTGA
- a CDS encoding CBS domain-containing protein: MHAVEMAEEYPVVELDSDALDAARLLAERRLPGLVVTDKAGCPQSVLPASQVVRFLVPSYVRDDPSLAGVLNESMADRVADKLGGRTVRSLLPEEVTELPRVNSDDTIVEVAAMMARLRCPLVAVMEDRTLNGVISASRLLQLALAPH; encoded by the coding sequence ATGCACGCCGTCGAGATGGCCGAGGAATACCCGGTGGTGGAGCTGGACTCCGACGCCTTGGACGCTGCGCGGCTGCTGGCCGAGCGGCGGCTGCCCGGCCTGGTGGTGACCGACAAGGCGGGCTGCCCGCAGTCGGTGCTGCCCGCGTCGCAGGTGGTCCGGTTCCTGGTGCCGAGCTACGTGCGCGACGACCCGTCGCTGGCCGGGGTGCTCAACGAGTCCATGGCCGACCGGGTCGCGGACAAGCTGGGTGGCCGGACCGTGCGGTCGCTGCTGCCCGAGGAGGTCACCGAGCTGCCGCGGGTCAACTCCGACGACACGATCGTCGAGGTCGCGGCCATGATGGCCCGGCTGCGCTGCCCCCTGGTCGCGGTCATGGAGGACCGGACCCTGAACGGCGTCATCTCCGCCTCACGGCTCCTGCAGCTGGCGCTGGCCCCGCACTGA
- a CDS encoding TetR-like C-terminal domain-containing protein, which yields MSTAIAVTVFVIAYLFIATEKIPKVVAALAKRAKGSPLRVMILLSLITAVASAFLDNVTTVLLIAPVTLLVCDRLDIEPAPFLIAEVFASNIGGTAYVRFVQDHPDLFATMFRSRPDAGPVGHDSFEVLREAVADAQSKAILSAKPSVEQLATAIWATLHGLAVLSLRRPHERFRMGEAPEDLATTALSALLGL from the coding sequence ATGAGCACGGCCATCGCCGTCACGGTGTTCGTGATCGCCTACCTGTTCATCGCGACCGAGAAGATCCCGAAGGTGGTCGCCGCGCTGGCCAAACGGGCCAAGGGGTCACCGCTGCGGGTGATGATCCTGCTGTCGCTGATCACCGCCGTCGCCTCGGCGTTCCTGGACAACGTCACCACCGTGTTGCTGATCGCCCCGGTGACGCTGCTGGTCTGCGACCGCCTCGACATCGAGCCGGCACCGTTTCTGATCGCCGAGGTGTTCGCCTCCAACATCGGCGGCACGGCGTACGTGCGGTTCGTGCAGGACCACCCCGATCTGTTCGCGACCATGTTCCGCAGCCGGCCGGACGCCGGTCCGGTCGGGCACGACTCCTTCGAAGTGCTTCGGGAAGCCGTCGCCGACGCTCAGTCCAAGGCGATCCTTTCCGCGAAGCCATCGGTGGAGCAGCTGGCCACGGCCATCTGGGCCACCCTGCACGGCCTGGCGGTTCTCAGCCTGCGACGACCGCACGAGCGCTTCCGGATGGGCGAGGCCCCGGAAGATCTCGCCACTACCGCCCTGTCGGCCCTCTTGGGGTTGTGA